GCAGGCGTCCCTGAGCTGCGGGCGCTGATCGGGGAGGTGGCAGCGGAGCAGCTGGAGCGCAGCGGCAGCGACGACCCCCGCGGCGTCTCGGCTGCCCTCCGCGTCTGCTTCACCCGCCTGATGAAGAGCGAGAAGAAGTTCTTCGTGGACCAGCTGAACATGCTGGTGAAGAGGATCACTCAGGAAGGTTAGATCCTCTCTGCCCACCGCAGCcccctggaatggtttgggtagggtGGGCTGTGTTTAGGGGAAGGGACAGGACCGGGCACACCCcgagctccctccctgctctcttcccATGTAGCGGCAGAAGGGAAGGACATCTCGGGGAGCAATGGGGACCTGCTGCTGCGGCTGCACTCCCAGTACCCAGGGGACATCGGCTGCTTCACCATTTATTTCCTCAACCTggtgaggctggagccaggggaggCCATGTTTCTGGGAGCCAATGAGCCTCATGCCTACCTGCACGGAGGTGAGCATTGCTCTGGGCTTTCCTAACCCAAAACTCCACCAGGACTGTCCCCGAGGGTGATCACGGTCTCTTGCACAAGGTTGGGAGCCCCTGGGACGTGGAGGAGGGCTGGAGCGATCTGACAGCGGTTCCTTGTCCCCACAGACTGTGTGGAGTGCATGGCTTGCTCAGATAACACGGTGCGCGCCGGGCTCACCCCCAAGTTCATCGATGTCCTCACCTTGTGTGAGATGCTCAACTacacaccagcacccagcagctccaagATCTTCCCAGCTGTTCAGAGCCAGCTTGACCCCAGTGTCTACCTCTTTGACCCACCTGTGCCAGACTTTGCCATCATGAAGATAGAGGTAAGCAGTGCCAGGTCCACTTGGGGGACGCTTGGAGGGGGACATCAGCTTTCTCCCATCTTGGTTCTGCTCTTGGGAGGACATCTTGGTGTTGGCTGGAGTTTTCATGGTGTGGGTTTGATGACCCTTGTAGCTAGTGCCCCAGTGAGGATGGAAGGAcgcttggggctgctggggatgctTGGGtcacccctgggcagcacagcagtctcctctccctcccctcttccccctgcacagagcTTGCttaccttctccagcagctgtgagcagtggGGAAGACCAGGAAGAGATTTTTGGGGGTACAACTTGCATGTCCTCAAGGCTAAGGTCCCTGTGCTTGGGCTGCTGCAGGTGCAGCGTGTCTTGGGTGcagcaaaggctgcagcagggtgggagtGGGGATTCCCCACTTCCATCTCTCCAAAGAgaagaacagctgagggagattCAAGCCGTGGTGACCCTTCCCGTTGCAGATCCCTGCCTCCATCAAGCTGTACCTCGTCTCCGCCGTGGACTCTGCCAGCATCTTGCTGGTGATCCAAGGGACAGCTGTGGGCACCTCCACGGCGGCAGCCTCCGAAATGACCCTGCGCCGTGGCTCCGTGCTCTTCATCTCCGCCAACGAGAGCATCTCCCTCCACCTCTCCTCACCTGATGGAATGCTGCTCTTCCgagcctgctgcctcctctgagCGCCACCAGGGACCCTTCTCCTCCACCACTCCACATCTCAGTAGAAACTGGCCTGAGCAAAGTCATCTCGCTTGGAAGTTTCCCCTTCCATCTGTTTTAAAGCCCCAACCCAGCCCACACCCACAGAAAGAGCAGGTCCACTAATCAACTCCTTGGACGTGGTGTGGAGCAGCCAGAGGAAGAGCATCTCCCCCCACAGCTCGTTAGCCACATCCCTGTAGCATCATCACTTCTGGGTGCTGCTAATGCCATATGGTGACTCCTTTTTAGTatgtttttcccccttcccttctcacccaggagcagcagggaggccTAAACTCTGCACTTCAGCTCTCAATACATCTCTACTCAGCTTctaggagctgctgctccctcctcggggctttctgctgctcttgggtGCTTGCTGGGCTCttcccaagcctggcagtcctgTCACCCCTTCCCTGGCTGTAAGGGGCTGCTTGGTGGGGTGATGgagctggagagcctctggTGCTGTGAATAAAGTGGTGACTTTGTCCTTGGCACAGGGCAGTGTGGTgtaaggagcaggaggaggatggggaaaAGCAACTCGTGCTTGCAGGGCTCAGGCACTGGGGTGGGCCTGGGGACAGCTCTGTGCCATCGGCATGGGAAACAGACACTGAGGGGAAATGTGACAGAGGAGACACTCCCAAAATACACTGGGGGTAGGGGAAGAGCCCACCCAAGTGGGGCTACTGGGGGAAGTGGGGCTCAGctccctgccacagcaccaACACTCCCTCTGAGCAGTGAGATCCAGCTTACCAAGTGCTCCTTTTAACAAAACacgaaaaaaaacaaaaccaccacacttTGGGTTTCTAGAcaggaaatatttaaataagGTTCTTTACAAGAAGCTGATTGTCCTCAGTGTGGTAGAGCAGGACCATGATTTAAGGCAGCTTTTAAGGTTCACAGCAGATAGACTTGCCAGCCACCCCAAAACCTGTACCCAAAAGGAACTGTGCAGAGCTGGCATGGAGGGTCTGGGCTGCCCCTTGCCTGCCTCAAAAGCAGCTTTGGGGAGAACTGGAACAAGCCATCAGCTCCAAACCCAGAAACTTAACAGGTCCCTCAAGAGGCAGAAAGCAGGGAGGTGCCAGCCTGAGTGGTAGCTGCTGGTGGATATAACAAATGCAGAGGCTCCAAGCTCAGCAGCTGGTCCCCATCTGCTCCAGTGGGTCCCCCCCCATCTTACCTTCTCCAGGGGAGCTGTAATCTTTGGTTAAAATCAGCCCAGGCTTTGGGAGGAGGGAACCCAGCAGCAATTAACTGCAAGCAGCATGAGATAGATAAATGAAGCAGCTCTCTGCCAGCCAGCCCTCAACCCAGCCTCGCTGGCTT
The DNA window shown above is from Indicator indicator isolate 239-I01 chromosome 16, UM_Iind_1.1, whole genome shotgun sequence and carries:
- the MPI gene encoding mannose-6-phosphate isomerase isoform X1, with protein sequence MGTHPRGDAIIRDNRIPQKTLGQWITDNPACLGAKVKDAFQGTLPFLFKVLSINTALSIQAHPNKELAAKLHAQFPEHYPDANHKPEMAIALTPFEGLCGFRPVEEIVSFLQSVPELRALIGEVAAEQLERSGSDDPRGVSAALRVCFTRLMKSEKKFFVDQLNMLVKRITQEAAEGKDISGSNGDLLLRLHSQYPGDIGCFTIYFLNLVRLEPGEAMFLGANEPHAYLHGDCVECMACSDNTVRAGLTPKFIDVLTLCEMLNYTPAPSSSKIFPAVQSQLDPSVYLFDPPVPDFAIMKIEIPASIKLYLVSAVDSASILLVIQGTAVGTSTAAASEMTLRRGSVLFISANESISLHLSSPDGMLLFRACCLL
- the MPI gene encoding mannose-6-phosphate isomerase isoform X2, yielding MGTHPRGDAIIRDNRIPQKTLGQWITDNPACLGAKVKDAFQGTLPFLFKVLSINTALSIQAHPNKELAAKLHAQFPEHYPDANHKPEMAIALTPFEGLCGFRPVEEIVSFLQTAEGKDISGSNGDLLLRLHSQYPGDIGCFTIYFLNLVRLEPGEAMFLGANEPHAYLHGDCVECMACSDNTVRAGLTPKFIDVLTLCEMLNYTPAPSSSKIFPAVQSQLDPSVYLFDPPVPDFAIMKIEIPASIKLYLVSAVDSASILLVIQGTAVGTSTAAASEMTLRRGSVLFISANESISLHLSSPDGMLLFRACCLL